A window of Maioricimonas rarisocia genomic DNA:
GCGGTCTTCACGTTCCTCCAGAGGCATCCCCAGGCCCGATTCCTGCTGGTCGGGGATGGCGAGTCTCGCGAGGTCTTCGAAGAGGCGGCAGAGCGATTCGGATGCAGCGACCGACTGCACTTGACCGGTCTTCTTGAAGGACAGGACGTCGCCGACGCATATCGTGCCATGAACGTGTTTGCCTTCGCCTCGCACAGCGAAACGCAGGGGATGGTGCTCGCCGAGGCGATGGCCGCGGGGCTCCCCGTCGTGGGCGTCGACGCCTCCGGAGTTCGCGACATTGTAAAAGATGGGCAAAATGGCCGGTTGCTGCCGTGCGATAACGCCGAGACGTTCGCCGCGGCACTGTCCGGGATCGCCGAATGCGATCAGCAGGGCCGGAAACGGCTGATCGATCAGGCCCTGGAGACGGCGGCCGGGTTTGCCACGGAGCGATCCGTGGACCAGGTCGAGCAGCTCTACGAGACGGTTGTCGCCGCCCGGACCGGGGGTGAGGACGGCGTGCTCGACCGATCGTTAACGTTTCTTGAATATGAGTGGAATGCCTGGGGGGCCATGGCCCGGGCGCTGGGGCAGGCGGTCTTCGCGACCCCGTGAATTGCCGGTTCAGCCACGGAATTCGGCGATTGCCGTGCTTCTGCGGGATGCGTGGAGTTGATAAACTCCGCCTCCTTTGTTTCGCAGTCCGTGGTGGAAGTACCCTTAGATGCGTCGCGACGACATTCGCAATATCGCCATCATCGCTCACGTCGATCATGGTAAAACCACTCTGGTTGATGCCCTGTTGCGGCAGAGTGGCCAGTTCCGTGAATCGCAGCTGGTTGGCGATTGCATCCTCGACTCCAACGATCTGGAGCGGGAACGGGGCATCACCATTCTGGCCAAGAACATCTCCGTCACCTACCAGGGCGTGAAGATCAACATCATCGACACGCCCGGGCACGCCGACTTCGGCGGCGAGGTCGAGCGTGTGCTCCGCATGGCAGACGGAGCGCTGATTCTGGTCGACGCCTTCGAAGGTCCCCGTCCGCAGACGCGGTTCGTGCTCACCAAGGCCCTCGAAGTGGGTCTCAAGCCGGTCGTCGTGGTCAACAAGGTGGACCGGCCCGACTGTCGCCCGGAAGACGTGCTGATCGAGACACTGCACCTGATGGACGAGCTCGGGGCCGACAACGCCCTCGATATCCCTTACATCTTCGCCAGCGGTCGGTCCGGCTTTGCATCGCACGATCCCGAAGAGCGGGGCGGCACCATCCAGCCGCTGCTCGATATGGTCGTCAAGGAGATCCCCGGCCCGGAGGCGGACCGGGAAGGCCCGTTCCAGGTGATGGTGACCACGCTCGTCTGGTCCGAGTACGTCGGCCGCATCGCCGTCGGGCGGATCATGTCCGGCAGCGTCAGCCCCGGGCAAAAGGTCGGCGTCATCGATCGGGACGGTCAGCAGACCAACGGCGTCGTCGAAGCGGTCGAGCTGTTTGACAAGCTGGGGCGGGTCAAGGCGGACAAGGCCGAAGCGGGAGACATCGTCGCCCTGGTCGGCCTGCCGGGTGCCGAGATTGGAGACACCGTCTGCGACCCGGCAATGGGAGAGGCTCTTCCCCGCATCGAAGTGGACGAACCGACACTGTCGATGGTGTTCACGATCAACTCGTCACCACTTTCAGGCAAGAGCGGCAAGTTCCTGACGAGTCGTCACCTGCGGGATCGCCTGCAGCGCGAACTGGAGTCCAACGTCGCACTGCGGGTCAGCGAGGCCGATCACCGCGACAGCTTCAAGGTCTCCGGTCGCGGACTGCTGCACCTCTCGATTCTCATCGAGACGATGCGCCGCGAGGGATACGAGCTGTCGGTCGGCAAGCCGGAAGTCATCCGCAAGCAGGTGGACGGCCGTTGGCACGAGCCGTTCGAACTGCTGGACATCGACGTTCCGTCGGGTGACGTCGGTTCCGTCATGGAACTGGTCACCAGTCGTCGTGGCCAACTCAACGAAATGCACGCGGGAGCCGGCACGCACACGCACCTGGAGTTCTCGATTCCCGCGCGTGGACTGATCGGACTTCGAACGCGTCTGCTCAACGCCACCCGCGGCGAGGCGGTCATCCACCACCGGTTCGATACCTACAAGATCATGGAAGGGGACCTCCCACGCCGCAAAAATGGCGTACTGGTCTCCCAGGTGCCCGGGAAGACGACCGGGTACGCCCTGTGGAAACTGCAGGAACGGGCCGAACTGTTCGTCGGACCGGGTGCGGACGTCTACGAAGGCATGATCGTCGGTGAGAACTCGCGCGAAAACGACCTGGTGGTCAACCCGGTTCGCGAGAAGAAGCTCACGAACGTGCGGGCCTCCGGTGCCGACGACAACATCATGCTCGAACCGCCGCGCGAAATGACACTCGAACGGGCCCTCGAGTACATCGAAGCGGATGAGTACGTCGAGGTGACGCCGACCGCCATCCGGTTGCGGAAGATCTGGCTGACCGAGAACGAGCGGAAGCGGAACATCCGCAAGACGGGCTGAAACAGGTCCGCCGCCTGTACTTCCTGCTGCGTTGCCTGCTGGCGCCCCGCTGCTGACACGGCCCGGGATGACGCTGCGCGCTGTCCTCTTCTTGCCGACAGTGAACGCCTGTCTCCGGTAGGGCGGAATCCCTGTTGCTGCAAGACCGATCGGGCACATTTAATCGATTTCAGCCCCCGAGCCGGCGAAGGCGGCTGATTCCGCTCATGCCGCAGATTCGCTTCCGACGATACAGAGGTAGACACCCACGGCTCCAGGGATGGGAAGCGAAATGATGCGCGGTACCGAATTCGGCCGTAAACAAGGCATTCTGGCTCTACTTGCACCGGCAGTGTGTGTTTCGGGGATCGCCGTCTCCGGATGTGCCCGCAGTCGCGATGTCGCCGTTGCCCGGCCTGAGCCGGCTGCGGAGCAGCAGCGCGACGCCGATGCCGATGCCGCTCAGGATCGACGGGATCTGGTCGCACGCGATGACGCGGTGCAGCACGCGGATTCCGAAGCAGAAGTTCGCAGGTCCGGCTGGCGGAGGTGGCTGAGCGGTGGCTCGAGCAAAGAAACCAAAGTTGCCGAACAGACCACGACGAAGCGGCGGTCATTCCCTCAACTGTTCGCGGACAACCAGAAACAGGACGCATCCTCTGATCCGTTCCTGAAGAGCGACACCGTCCAGACCGCCTCGGCCAGCGAAGCGGAACCGACGCCGGGCGTGCCGACCCAGTCCGAGCCGCCCGTGCAGACCGCCCAGGCAGAAACCCCGGCGATTGCTGCGACGCCTGGCGCCCCTGCGGCTCCTGCCCACTCGGGCGAAGCGTCGCAGGAAATCTGGAACAGCCTGATGAGCCCGCCGAACGCGACCGAGCAGGCAGCTCTGAGTCGAGCGGCCGGCCCCGGGGCCGCAACGATGGGGGCCGGTCCGGACGCGAGGCCGTTCCCGCAGGAAACCGTGTCGCGAACCGATCGGCTGCGTGCCGAGGTGGCGGCAACGGAGTCCGCCCTGGCACCACGTCCGACGCCGAAAGCCCCTGTGACCGAGGTCCGGTTCTCGACGGCTTCGCAGGAGAAAACCCGCACGCGTGTCGATCGTCTGATCGCCCAGGCATATCGCCAGGACGCCGCCGGCGACACGACCGGTGCCATGCGGTCGCTCGAGCGGGCGATCGAACTGTGCAACTACGGCGGACTGACGTTCGGCCCGAACGAAGACAATCCGCGTGACCTGAAGCGGAAGATCGAAGCCGGCCTGCGTATCGTCTCGCAGCGTGAACGTGAGGCCAAAGCGGAACCTGCCGAAGCAGCCGCAGAACCATTCGCCGCTCAGCCCAA
This region includes:
- the typA gene encoding translational GTPase TypA, which translates into the protein MRRDDIRNIAIIAHVDHGKTTLVDALLRQSGQFRESQLVGDCILDSNDLERERGITILAKNISVTYQGVKINIIDTPGHADFGGEVERVLRMADGALILVDAFEGPRPQTRFVLTKALEVGLKPVVVVNKVDRPDCRPEDVLIETLHLMDELGADNALDIPYIFASGRSGFASHDPEERGGTIQPLLDMVVKEIPGPEADREGPFQVMVTTLVWSEYVGRIAVGRIMSGSVSPGQKVGVIDRDGQQTNGVVEAVELFDKLGRVKADKAEAGDIVALVGLPGAEIGDTVCDPAMGEALPRIEVDEPTLSMVFTINSSPLSGKSGKFLTSRHLRDRLQRELESNVALRVSEADHRDSFKVSGRGLLHLSILIETMRREGYELSVGKPEVIRKQVDGRWHEPFELLDIDVPSGDVGSVMELVTSRRGQLNEMHAGAGTHTHLEFSIPARGLIGLRTRLLNATRGEAVIHHRFDTYKIMEGDLPRRKNGVLVSQVPGKTTGYALWKLQERAELFVGPGADVYEGMIVGENSRENDLVVNPVREKKLTNVRASGADDNIMLEPPREMTLERALEYIEADEYVEVTPTAIRLRKIWLTENERKRNIRKTG